The sequence atatcattcattgaaatactttgctttaaatttgtaataatgataGTTTATAACGGATGACTGATAAtccattatttaattatgatcTAAATATTGATGCTCACCAGACTTAATCGCGCTTTCGATGCTGATCGCGCATGATCAAAGTTATCGATATTTATCAAAACTTCCGATATTGATAGATGATTTATGCCAtcgaaaatatatatgataatatattcCGATTTGATTCGTAGGTATATTTTGGAAGCTTGCGAAATAACATCTGTTGATggatttataaacatttattattcgaATTCATTTCAAATTGTATATGACTGAAAATTGCTTATGATGTggatcatttttactttttatttcataggcttctatatattttcaataatatataaccTTTCAGAATGTTATTTCTCTATAAATCTAGTTCCATTTCTATTATTCATAATACGTTGTGTATTAACTTAATTTACTTTGcgttcgtgataaaaaaaaaatatttgtgtgattGATTGACTAATTCGTTTTTTATAAGAGCACAAATTTTGGCTCTTTtcgaatttgtttaaattttaaatgctgatCAAGCATTCAAGAGTATAAAGTAACAGTCCTGACAATGTTTTTGCATAACGTCTCGATGCGTCTAGAGAGCATGGCATTTAATTCGGATCTATGCTGATGAAATGGTCAATATTGATAAAACAATAATGATTTGCTTGGACTTATTTCAgattatatgattaaataatatgcTGCATATTTTTTACACTTatctatttttttcacaatttaattttttttctctttgcttttttccgttcaaatattcaatcatttaaaTTCTCTAAGAaaagttttccatttaaattatttcagatattttttgttgaaatatttcatgctgttttaattatatttgctcaatttttaattgcttttatatgaCGCTTTTTCATGTATTCTGCTTTTCAGTTTTATCATACGACTTTAATAATATAcctaaattttaatagaatgaaCGGAAATGCTATCAATATTCAGAAGCAGAAGCATTTTGTTTGGGTGTTCATTATGTTTTCGGTGATATATATCagagtatttttctttctttacctATGCATTCAgaaccaataaaatttaaaactttttctgaatCTTTTAACTTGTAGAAATATTCCTTCATAATTACTCTCGCTTCATAATGCAATTAActtcataaattcaatttttttaggtGCAATCATTTTATCTACGAATTGAGTTCAGAttctaattacatatttaaactaaatctaccactaatactttttaaataaaaagataatgttaaccacatactgaaaattttttatgacatgagactttaaatttcgaattcgagattcatttaaactatttaagCTGGCGTGTAAATGGCATAAATGTTGTGTgctatgtgtgtgtgcgtgcgtacttgcgtgtgcgtgcgtgcatgtgtgCTTgcgcgtgtgtgcgtgcgtacttgcgtgtgcgtgtgtgtgtgtttgtgcgtgcgcgtgtgtgtgaAGGATGAAAGAGAATGAAATTTTCTAGATTAAgaatgttacatttaaaaacgTAGGccacattatttaagaaaaaaattatgagatatCGAGAAATGCAAACACAgcttaaacgaaatattttttttaatacttgttatgtatctggcaacagccatattagagaaaggaactgttatgtatctggcaacggCCAGATTAGAAAACCTTCCAGGCTATGTGACGTGCGCGTGTTGTTTGTACCTTTTTGAGTTCTGTAGTTCTTCGTATTGTACTTGTTCGGTGTAGTTGTTGTTATGCTCGTTCATGCCTGTgcatcttaatactaataaatattctttgcgTGTATGTAAAACGAATTGTATTCTCTCTCGGTCTACCTGGCATACATGACATACTTTCTATCGAAatgagtttattatattttattattataattatattaatatattttattataataattcattataagaaAGACACGAATATTTATATCATGCAAATGCAAAATTagtgaaataactcaaaaattcctCTTTTTCAGAGAAGTTTCGAAATTTCAGTTTGTTAAAAGAGgttacttataatttattattacaattaataaactGTAAAGTTATAATATTCGAGTTTTGTACGATATCgggaaatattgatttattttggaCGATATATCGAGATGATCAAGTTCGGTCATCTTCAAACCTCTAGTtgcaaataattttggaattatctaCACAAACAAGAATTATAGTAAACAATAGTCTTGAAGAAGCTAATCGATAATAAACAACCGTAGCAGCACAAACCACTCAAAGGGAACTCGCAAGAAATGTTTGCTCAACTACTCGCTTGCGCTCATCTAAAATAGAATGTTACTCAGTACTATCCTATGTATCTGCTTTCTATAGCTCTCAGAACAGAACATCTTATTTCTAGAATAATATCATATTTTCGATCCTAATATCGTCAAAATTCCAGcagtttcagaaattttatttttcatcgccAAATGGGTATCAAGTTCGGGGACGTTTGACACGATTTCCATTCAACATTCCTTAGAGTATCTGTAAAACTGTTTCATTACCAGGGGACTTATTATGCAGATAATCaataatgcaaattttcaaaaatatagttttgtcACGGAAAGTGAATACATTTGATGGTATTTAATAAATAGAGATTATCTAGATATTGCTTCCGAGATATTCCAAGTGAATCTATTGcgttttgtgttaaaaaaagtCTTTCATAAACAGAAACATTCATATGAATCACTGCCTGACAACTTCTGCatctcaagataaaaaaaattcaaactgtaatgtttgatgcattccTTAATTTGTCTGGTTGTGTGCATGCTTCCTAAAACCCATAATGAAATTCggtgtaataaaaataatgaatgcaaaatattcatcttattatttttgtgttttaaatgaaaataaatactacaagaagaaatttcttgatttcatgtgaaaataaaaaataaacgtttaAATGTACATAGATACctctctatatatttaataatcaaatttacaTCCATGTAATTGTACTGTATTCATTTTGCTAGAGGAAATTTTTTCTCCTACACCTCATCAGGAACTTGAGTTTCCACTGTTGACTCGAGTACAATGGTAGTCTCTCTATCCACATCGGTAGTCTCTCTATCCACATTGGTAGTCTCTCTCTCCACAAGAGTGGTCTCGGGCTGCTCAGTTCTATCAGTCTGAGCTGGTGTGGTATGAGCAATGTCCTCAACACATTTCGGATTAACTTTTACTGTTCCAAactataagaaaatgaattttcacgTACCATGCTGAAGATTTTATACAATATGAAGAGACAGAAAATCTTCAgttgttaaatattaaacagaattcgcGGTACaaagttttagagaaataaagaaataaatatctagGACAACATATAGAGGAATCAAAAAAATACTAGTGTATTTAACTCATATTAAATACctaataatattaattccttAGGAATTCCTCCCCTTCTCATATTAATTCCTTAGAAAAATTACCTaatgatacatttattaaaatgtttccaaaatttattcgaaattaacaTTTCTGACACTTATATAAATGTACtgatatatgtatatgtattatattCTTGTAATATTACTTCGTAAGCCCAATTCAGTTCATGATCCGTGACAAAAAAATAGCTTCTGGGATTTATTGGCAATTGGACTTATTGGTCCACAGCAGACAGGCGgtataacaaaagaaatttagcAACTACATATTTAAAAGTCAAGAGACGTTGAATCAGATAATCTTGGAGGAAATTCAACAGATTACTATAAGtcattaaattaatcattcattcatCATCTTCCGGCACAATATTGATGTAATATATGTTGGGAAGTACTACAAAATGCATTCATCACTTAGTTTAGATATTATACCATTCAAAGGCACCTAAATATATCGGTCATCATTCAGTATAATCTAAACGTGTTTCAGAAAATTCTACTTCACTTACTTATAAAGAACTATTACTGGTGATGAGCCACTCGTATGAAGAGCAGATTTGCATCAGTCCAAAAATGATTGTTTTGATAATtgatgctcaatttttttttaaagaaagaaatattttttctacctGAAGTATTGCTCAATTGCAAAACTTTAGGTGATGGTTATGAATTGATTGTAGCCATTTATGGACTATGATTGCTACATGGATGTGCCAATTATGCACTGAAGTATtgcatattattaaagaattatatattccaTAATGTGGAAATGTTGAATTCTGAACtaattcttcataaactaaatgaAGAGTAACTTGGAAAAGCAATAGAGTAATTTGAAAGctaaaatatcaatttgtatATCAATTGCAAAGCATATTTTTCCAGTTCTTATACCAGGGAATCACAAATCCTGCGCTTTGCAATCATTAAGAGTTTTTATAACTACACTTCACAAGAGGAggctggaaatttaaaaattgaagtttgcATTCTTTTGTACCTCGGCCAACATTGCAATTGCATACCACATAAATGATCAACATTCCAAACTATTATTCTATTATTCTGAAATAcgtggagttttttttttttttttttttttttgaaaatcttattaatcTTTACCCAAGGGTGAGTAAGTAATGTTATTTCGTTTTCGATGCTATCCTACTTCTCAGAAATcccttaaatattcaatttctcaGTTTCTCATTGCCTCTTTCATAAAGTTGAAGTTGAAACGGTTGACCAATGAATGCGATCAACAGTATGCATGATTAGCAAGTTTCTTTAAAGACGATTGAATGCTTTACTgccaaataaatatctaattacaTTTCTACTACATTCGTTTTACATTTCTACTTGATCGAATTTTCTAACaatatctttacattttgaaatctagaatttttttgtGTGGACAGacgaatttcagaaaaagtaattttttctctACGAGGaaagtatcaaaaattatttttttacttttttattgtatgTTTCCACAGATTCCAGAAGGCTTTTGCAAACTTTACCCccttataaaaactatatatcattaattatatgCACAGATGCAATATTTAGTCAAATAAGCGTTTGCTCCGGcttttagaggggggggggatttctaTATGACTGTTATATGACTTaagaaatttttgtgtaaaaaaagaaaCGGTAAAATCTACTTCACTACAACGAATTTGAATTCGAATCTAGAATATCTAACaggttgaaattaaatttagtatcaataaaataaatgttttcattttttttttgggggggggggctcgaAAATAACGTGTGTTTCAGTATTACATTTGTTTTAGTATTAAAGTTCAACattgcatatataataataatttttcatgttaacGTTTAAATTGGAATCTTTCGATATTAATGAACTGATGTTAAATTGATTTAGCATCATTATTTACCCAAGTATTTTTTGTTTCTAGCTCACAGGCAAGTCCAGCGGCGCATGGGCAGTGATATACATAGCGTTCACCACGAGCGTCAAGATTTTCACTACACTTTTGTcctgcaaaatataaaattattgaattcagtATGAAATCTcacatacaaatataataaaattagtattgcatgagcatttttaattgttataaaaaaaatcaaatagtttttaagttatttatcaatttttaatttaaaacctaaccgacattttaaagttatttttgaatagGAAAGCGACATAgatataacataacataacgccatcccgtgttcccggtgcctataacactaagttatctaaccagttggatgagcacaagatggaaggaaaaacaaaaaaagaaagaaagaaagaaagaaattgttggtagaaagaaagagacgacagaccatccagggttctccagagagaatcccatcggtgtcaaatcctacacgactgtattcaattttttggtgaagtaataaccGAATGGAGGGGACAAGGATACTTAATCAAATGGTCACTATAGGTTCAACttacagggaaacgagattactaactgaaaa comes from Argiope bruennichi chromosome 2, qqArgBrue1.1, whole genome shotgun sequence and encodes:
- the LOC129961869 gene encoding venom protein 164-like gives rise to the protein MKLLLAAALFTVFLVAGEAGRCRSQDECKSDECCVSRGVLFYRRGECEPLGQKGQKCSENLDARGERYVYHCPCAAGLACELETKNTWFGTVKVNPKCVEDIAHTTPAQTDRTEQPETTLVERETTNVDRETTDVDRETTIVLESTVETQVPDEV